From a single Alloactinosynnema sp. L-07 genomic region:
- a CDS encoding acetoin utilization protein AcuC gives MGDRATVVWDASLLGYDLGGEHPFNPIRLELTMRLAAALGVLDGVTLQVPEPAAESDIERVHELDYVRAVQRAPTVGWDVGHGLGSADNPVFDRMHTASALVVGGSLLGARHIAEGTVDRAVSIAGGLHHAMRDHASGFCVYNDCAVAISWLLDNGFDRVAYLDVDVHHGDGVQAAFYDDPRVLTVSLHQSPMTLWPGTGFVNELGGRGAQGSAVNIPLAPYTRDAAWLRAFTGVVPSLLKAFRPQILVTQCGVDTHEEDPLADLALSVDGHRAIYRTLRDLADRYAGGKWLATGGGGYQLLRVVPRSWTHLIATVLDRDVAPETRVPAQWTASVRKIAPNADLPLTMSDGRDTAFEPWDGGLDQPVDAVIRDVRRAVFPLHGLDPDDPRD, from the coding sequence ATGGGTGATCGAGCCACCGTCGTCTGGGACGCCTCCCTGCTCGGGTACGACCTGGGTGGTGAGCACCCGTTCAACCCGATCCGGCTCGAACTGACCATGCGCCTGGCCGCGGCGCTCGGGGTGTTGGACGGGGTGACCCTGCAGGTCCCGGAGCCCGCCGCCGAGTCCGATATCGAGCGCGTGCACGAGCTCGACTACGTGCGGGCCGTGCAGCGGGCGCCGACGGTCGGGTGGGATGTGGGGCATGGGCTTGGCTCGGCCGACAACCCGGTGTTCGACCGCATGCACACCGCGTCGGCGTTGGTCGTCGGCGGGTCGTTGTTGGGTGCCAGGCACATCGCGGAGGGCACGGTCGACCGGGCGGTGAGCATCGCGGGCGGTCTGCACCACGCGATGCGGGACCACGCGTCCGGGTTCTGTGTGTACAACGACTGCGCTGTGGCGATCTCGTGGTTGCTCGACAACGGGTTCGACCGCGTCGCGTACCTGGACGTCGACGTCCACCACGGCGACGGGGTGCAGGCGGCGTTCTATGACGATCCGCGGGTGCTGACCGTGTCGCTGCACCAGAGTCCGATGACGCTGTGGCCGGGCACCGGTTTCGTCAACGAACTCGGCGGCCGGGGCGCGCAGGGGTCGGCGGTCAACATCCCGCTGGCGCCGTACACCCGGGACGCGGCGTGGCTGCGCGCGTTCACCGGGGTGGTGCCGTCGCTGCTCAAGGCGTTCCGGCCGCAGATTCTGGTCACCCAGTGTGGCGTCGACACCCATGAGGAGGACCCGCTCGCCGACCTCGCCCTGTCTGTCGACGGCCACCGCGCGATCTACCGGACGCTGCGCGACTTGGCCGATCGGTACGCGGGTGGCAAGTGGCTGGCGACCGGCGGCGGTGGCTATCAGCTGCTGCGGGTGGTGCCTCGCTCGTGGACCCACCTGATCGCCACCGTGCTCGACCGCGACGTCGCCCCCGAGACCCGGGTGCCCGCGCAGTGGACCGCCTCGGTGCGCAAGATCGCGCCGAACGCCGACCTGCCGCTGACCATGAGCGACGGCCGGGACACCGCCTTCGAACCCTGGGACGGCGGGCTCGACCAGCCCGTCGACGCCGTGATCCGCGATGTGCGGCGCGCGGTGTTCCCGCTGCACGGCCTCGACCCGGACGACCCCCGGGACTGA